From Echeneis naucrates chromosome 7, fEcheNa1.1, whole genome shotgun sequence, one genomic window encodes:
- the sypb gene encoding synaptophysin b: MDVVNQLVAQGQFTVVKQPLGFIKVLQWIFAIFAFSTCGSYSGMFKMSVECKNRSESDLGIEVEFEYPFRLHQVYFDAPTCKGGNPERLFLVGDYSSSAEFFVTIGVFSFLYSMAALSVYCFILEKYRENNKGAQIDFVVTAIFAFMWLVSSCAWAKGLSDVKTNTDPEKVITLISACEEPDNRCREIYDPKVSGLNTSVAFGFINLILWVGNLWFVFKETGWLASFAGTYAPSQEKQPAPDSFGQGGYGQQDPYAGSQGGYQPDYSQQGGYNEDGGYNQGYEQQPTSYSNQM, encoded by the exons ATGGATGTGGTAAACCAG tTGGTGGCCCAAGGGCAGTTCACGGTAGTCAAACAGCCATTGGGATTTATAAAAGTACTTCAGTGG ATCTTTGCAATCTTCGCCTTCTCGACATGTGGCAGTTACTCTGGCATGTTCAAGATGAGCGTGGAGTGTAAAAACCGGTCGGAGAGTGACCTGGGCATCGAAGTAGAATTTGAATATCCATTCAG GCTCCATCAGGTTTACTTTGATGCACCCACCTGTAAGGGAGGGAACCCAGAGCGTCTGTTCCTGGTCGGAGACTATTCCTCCTCGGCTGAGTTCTTCGTCACCATCGGTGTCTTCTCTTTCCTCTACTCCATGGCAGCCCTCTCTGTATACTGTTTCATTTTGGAGAAGTACCGTGAAAACAACAAAGGGGCTCAGATC GACTTTGTTGTGACGGCGATATTCGCCTTCATGTGGCTGGTGTCTTCATGTGCTTGGGCAAAAGGCTTGTCAGATGTGAAAACCAACACCGATCCAGAGAAGGTCATCACTCTCATTTCCGCCTGTGAGGAACCTGATAACCGCTGCCGTGAGATCTACGACCCCAAGGTCTCCGGCCTCAACACCTCTGTG gcTTTTGGCTTCATCAACCTGATCCTGTGGGTAGGAAACCTGTGGTTCGTCTTCAAGGAGACCGGCTGGTTGGCTTCATTCGCCGGAACGTACGCCCCATCGCAGGAAAAGCAGCCCGCCCCCGATTCCTTTGGGCAGGGAGGCTACGGTCAGCAGGACCCCTACGCCGGCTCCCAGGGAGGCTACCAGCCCGACTACAGCCAGCAGGGAGGCTACAATGAGGATGGAGGCTACAACCAGGGCTATGAGCAACAGCCCACCTCCTACTCTAATCAAATGTGA